The following proteins are encoded in a genomic region of Pagrus major chromosome 16, Pma_NU_1.0:
- the wdr20a gene encoding WD repeat-containing protein 20, translating into MLISKMAAEGGGKEMNEIKTQFTTREGVYKLLTHSEYSRPNRVPFNSQGSNPVKVSFVNVNDQSGNGDRICFNVGRELYFYIYKGVRKAADLSKPIDKRIYKGTQPTCHDFNHLTATAESVSLLVGFSAGQVQLIDPIKKETSKLFNEERLIDKSRVTCVKWVPGSESLFLVSHASGNMYLYNVEHTCGTTAPHYQLLKQGENYSVHTCKSKSTRNPLLKWTVGEGALNEFAFSPDGKFLACVSQDGFLRVFNFDAVELHGTMKSYFGGLLCVCWSPDGKYIVAGGEDDLVTVWSFLDCRVIARGHGHKSWVSVVAFDHYTTSVEESDPMEFSGSDEDFQDQMIHFGRDRANSTQSRLSKRNSTDSRPVSVTYRFGSVGQDTQLCLWDLTEDILFPHLPLSRTRTHTNVMNATSPPAGATIITNTSSNTTNGNNSGANTPGINSLSTTLPRSNSLPHSAGTTTTTTANNTNKAGSGGGIGSGIMDSAIATGVSKFATLSLHDRKERHHEKDHKRNHSMGHISSKSSDKLNLLTKTKTDPAKTLGTLLCPRMEDVPLLEPLICKKIAHERLTVLIFLEDCLVTACQEGFICTWARPGKVGLLSSQNQASSPSGTVV; encoded by the exons ATGTTAATTTCAAAGATGGCGgcggagggaggagggaaggagatgAACGAAATTAAAACTCAGTTCACCACTCGGGAAGGCGTCTACAAACTCCTCACTCACTCCGAATACAGCCGTCCTAACAGGGTGCCTTTCAACTCGCAAGGCTCCAACCCCGTCAAGGTCTCCTTCGTGAACGTCAACGACCAGTCGGGCAACGGCGACAGGATCTGTTTCAATGTGGGCCGTGAGCTCTACTTCTACATCTACAAAGGCGTTAGAaag GCTGCTGACCTGAGCAAGCCCATAGACAAGCGCATCTACAAGGGAACGCAGCCCACCTGTCATGACTTCAACCACCTCACAGCCACAGCGGAGAGTGTGTCCCTGCTGGTGGGTTTCTCAGCAGGACAGGTACAGCTCATTGACCCCATCAAGAAGGAAACAAGCAAGCTCTTCAATGAAGAG AGACTTATAGACAAGTCCAGAGTAACATGCGTGAAATGGGTGCCAGGCTCTGAGAGCCTGTTTCTGGTCTCTCATGCCAGTGGGAACATGTACCTGTACAACGTGGAGCATACATGTGGCACCACGGCGCCACACTACCAGCTGCTAAAACAGGGAGAGAACTACTCTGTCCACACTTGTAAGAGTAAATCCACGCGGAACCCTCTCCTTAAATGGACAGTCGGCGAGGGGGCTCTGAATGAGTTTGCCTTCTCTCCAGATGGGAAGTTCCTAGCCTGTGTTAGCCAAGATGGCTTCCTACGGGTCTTCAACTTTGACGCGGTTGAGCTTCACGGCACCATGAAGAGCTACTTTGGTggcttgttgtgtgtgtgctggagccCTGATGGGAAATACATTGTTGCAGGTGGAGAGGACGATCTAGTGACTGTGTGGTCGTTTTTGGACTGCAGAGTTATCGCCCGAGGTCACGGGCACAAGTCATGGGTGAGTGTGGTGGCATTTGACCACTACACCACCAGTGTGGAAGAGAGTGACCCAATGGAGTTCAGCGGCAGCGATGAGGACTTCCAGGATCAGATGATCCACTTTGGACGGGACCGGGCCAACAGCACGCAGTCTCGACTCTCCAAGCGCAACTCCACGGACAGCCGGCCTGTTAGTGTCACTTACCGGTTTGGCTCAGTGGGCCAGGACACTCAGCTTTGCCTATGGGATCTCACTGAGGACATCCTTTTTCCCCATCTTCCGCTCTCACGGACACGAACACACACTAACGTGATGAATGCTACCAGCCCCCCTGCGGGTGCTACAATAATCACTAACACCTCTAGTAACACTACTAACGGAAACAACAGTGGTGCCAATACTCCTGGCATTAACTCCCTCTCTACTACATTACCACGCTCCAACAGCCTACCCCATTCAGCCggcaccaccaccacaacaacagcaaacaacacCAACAAGGCTGGCAGTGGTGGTGGCATTGGCAGTGGTATTATGGACAGCGCCATCGCTACAGGCGTGAGTAAGTTTGCCACACTGTCACTCCATGATCGGAAGGAACGCCACCATGAGAAGGACCACAAACGCAACCACAGCATGGGCCACATCAGCAGCAAGAGCAGCGACAAGCTAAACCTGCtgacaaaaaccaaaacagacccTGCTAAGACTCTGGGCACGCTGCTGTGCCCGCGCATGGAGGATGTGCCCCTCCTTGAGCCCCTCATCTGTAAAAAGATAGCACACGAGAGACTGACTGTACTCATATTTTTAGAGGACTGTTTAGTGACTGCTTGTCAGGAGGGATTTATTTGCACATGGGCGAGGCCAGGCAAAGTG GGTTTATTGTCATCCCAAAACCAAGCCAGCTCTCCCAGTGGAACAGTAGTATAG